In Quercus robur chromosome 10, dhQueRobu3.1, whole genome shotgun sequence, a genomic segment contains:
- the LOC126703689 gene encoding uncharacterized protein LOC126703689 isoform X1, whose protein sequence is MDIDEKKMVDIEEEIRSLQLDSADTTEMIAEDNIGVVNAEDEIAQHEELEKVDKMEEDSKEEVHNQAVEVEKKVKEKENSALDEEATFEKELPKKRHLNVVFIGHVDAGKSTTGGQILFLSGQVDDRTIQKYEKEAKDKSRESWYMAYIMDTNEEERVKGKTVEVGRAHFETEMTRFTILDAPGHKSYVPNMISGASQADVGVLVISARKGEFETGYERGGQTREHVQLAKTLGVSKLLVVVNKMDDPTVNWSKERYDEIESKMTPFLKLSGYNVKKDVQFLPISGLIGTNMKTRVDKSVCSWWGGPCLFEALDATEIPQRDPKGPFRMPIIDKFKDMGTVVMGKVESGSVREGDSMVVMPNKAHVKVLAVFCDEDKVKRAGPGENVRVRLSGVEEEDILSGFVLSSISRPIASVSEFEAQLQILELLDNAIFTAGYKAVLHIHAVVEECEIVELLQQIDPKTKKPMKRKVLFVKNGAIVVCRVQVNNLICIEKFSDFPQLGRFTLRTEGKTVAVGKVTGLNLSSA, encoded by the exons ATGG ATATTGATGAGAAAAAAATGGTAGATATTGAGGAGGAGATCCGATCTTTACAGCTCGACTCAGCCGATACTACTGAGATGATAG CGGAAGATAACATTGGGGTTGTTAATGCTGAAGATGAAATTGCACAACATGAAGAACTTGAGAAAGTGGATAAGATGGAGGAAG ATTCAAAGGAAGAAGTCCATAACCAGGCAGTAGAGGTTGAAAAGAAAG TGAAAGAGAAGGAAAACTCTGCCCTAGACGAGGAAGCAACTTTTGAGAAGGAATTACCGAAGAAGAGACACTTGAATGTTGTCTTCATTGGCCACGTGG ATGCTGGTAAGTCCACTACTGGAGGCCAGATACTTTTCCTCAGTGGTCAGGTAGATGATCGGACAATTCAAAAATACGAAAAAGAAGCAAAGGACAAAAGTAGAGAAAGCTG GTATATGGCTTATATTATGGACACTAATGAAGAGGAGAGAGTCAAG GGTAAGACTGTTGAAGTTGGAAGAGCACATTTTGAAACAGAGATGACAAGATTTACAATTTTAGATGCACCG GGTCACAAAAGTTATGTCCCAAATATGATCAGTGGTGCATCTCAAGCTGATGTTGGCGTTTTG gtaattTCTGCTCGAAAGGGGGAGTTTGAAACTGGATATGAGAGAGGTGGACAGACTCGTGAACATGTTCAGCTTGCTAAAACCTTGGGTGTGTCAAAGCTGCTTGTTGTTGTAAACAAAATGGATGATCCTACAGTCAATTGGTCAAAAGAAAG GTACGATGAAATTGAGTCCAAGATGACACCATTTCTAAAGTTGTCAGGATACAATGTGAAGAAAG ATGTCCAATTCCTGCCAATATCTGGTCTGATTGGTACAAACATGAAAACAAGAGTGGACAAAAGTGTTTGTTCTTGGTGGGGTGGTCCCTGCCTTTTTGAAGCCCTGGATGCTACTGAAATTCCTCAACGAGATCCCAAAGGTCCATTTAG GATGCCTATTATAGACAAATTCAAGGACATGGGAACTGTTGTCATGGGCAAAGTAGAATCTGGTAGTGTGCGTGAGGGTGATTCCATGGTGGTCATGCCAAATAAG GCTCATGTTAAAGTTCTTGCCGTATTCTGTGATGAAGATAAGGTTAAACGTGCAGGGCCAGGTGAAAATGTACGAGTTAGACTATCTGGGGTTGAAGAGGAGGACATATTGTCTGGCTTTGTTTTGTCAAGCATTT CAAGACCAATAGCTTCTGTTTCTGAGTTTGAAGCCCAGTTGCAGATCCTTGAGTTGCTGGACAAT GCAATTTTTACTGCTGGCTATAAGGCTGTCTTGCACATTCATGCTGTTGTTGAAGAATGTGAGATTGTAGAGTTGTTACAGCAAATTGATCCAAAGACAAAGAAACCTATGAAAAGGAAAGTTCTCTTTGTGAAAAATGGTGCCATTGTTGTATGCCGTGTTCAG GTGAATAACTTGATATGCATTGAGAAGTTCTCAGATTTTCCCCAACTTGGAAGGTTTACTCTTCGTACTGAAG GGAAAACAGTTGCAGTGGGAAAAGTTACTGGTCTTAATTTGTCAAGTGCCTGA
- the LOC126703689 gene encoding uncharacterized protein LOC126703689 isoform X2, which yields MDIDEKKMVDIEEEIRSLQLDSADTTEMIDEIAQHEELEKVDKMEEDSKEEVHNQAVEVEKKVKEKENSALDEEATFEKELPKKRHLNVVFIGHVDAGKSTTGGQILFLSGQVDDRTIQKYEKEAKDKSRESWYMAYIMDTNEEERVKGKTVEVGRAHFETEMTRFTILDAPGHKSYVPNMISGASQADVGVLVISARKGEFETGYERGGQTREHVQLAKTLGVSKLLVVVNKMDDPTVNWSKERYDEIESKMTPFLKLSGYNVKKDVQFLPISGLIGTNMKTRVDKSVCSWWGGPCLFEALDATEIPQRDPKGPFRMPIIDKFKDMGTVVMGKVESGSVREGDSMVVMPNKAHVKVLAVFCDEDKVKRAGPGENVRVRLSGVEEEDILSGFVLSSISRPIASVSEFEAQLQILELLDNAIFTAGYKAVLHIHAVVEECEIVELLQQIDPKTKKPMKRKVLFVKNGAIVVCRVQVNNLICIEKFSDFPQLGRFTLRTEGKTVAVGKVTGLNLSSA from the exons ATGG ATATTGATGAGAAAAAAATGGTAGATATTGAGGAGGAGATCCGATCTTTACAGCTCGACTCAGCCGATACTACTGAGATGATAG ATGAAATTGCACAACATGAAGAACTTGAGAAAGTGGATAAGATGGAGGAAG ATTCAAAGGAAGAAGTCCATAACCAGGCAGTAGAGGTTGAAAAGAAAG TGAAAGAGAAGGAAAACTCTGCCCTAGACGAGGAAGCAACTTTTGAGAAGGAATTACCGAAGAAGAGACACTTGAATGTTGTCTTCATTGGCCACGTGG ATGCTGGTAAGTCCACTACTGGAGGCCAGATACTTTTCCTCAGTGGTCAGGTAGATGATCGGACAATTCAAAAATACGAAAAAGAAGCAAAGGACAAAAGTAGAGAAAGCTG GTATATGGCTTATATTATGGACACTAATGAAGAGGAGAGAGTCAAG GGTAAGACTGTTGAAGTTGGAAGAGCACATTTTGAAACAGAGATGACAAGATTTACAATTTTAGATGCACCG GGTCACAAAAGTTATGTCCCAAATATGATCAGTGGTGCATCTCAAGCTGATGTTGGCGTTTTG gtaattTCTGCTCGAAAGGGGGAGTTTGAAACTGGATATGAGAGAGGTGGACAGACTCGTGAACATGTTCAGCTTGCTAAAACCTTGGGTGTGTCAAAGCTGCTTGTTGTTGTAAACAAAATGGATGATCCTACAGTCAATTGGTCAAAAGAAAG GTACGATGAAATTGAGTCCAAGATGACACCATTTCTAAAGTTGTCAGGATACAATGTGAAGAAAG ATGTCCAATTCCTGCCAATATCTGGTCTGATTGGTACAAACATGAAAACAAGAGTGGACAAAAGTGTTTGTTCTTGGTGGGGTGGTCCCTGCCTTTTTGAAGCCCTGGATGCTACTGAAATTCCTCAACGAGATCCCAAAGGTCCATTTAG GATGCCTATTATAGACAAATTCAAGGACATGGGAACTGTTGTCATGGGCAAAGTAGAATCTGGTAGTGTGCGTGAGGGTGATTCCATGGTGGTCATGCCAAATAAG GCTCATGTTAAAGTTCTTGCCGTATTCTGTGATGAAGATAAGGTTAAACGTGCAGGGCCAGGTGAAAATGTACGAGTTAGACTATCTGGGGTTGAAGAGGAGGACATATTGTCTGGCTTTGTTTTGTCAAGCATTT CAAGACCAATAGCTTCTGTTTCTGAGTTTGAAGCCCAGTTGCAGATCCTTGAGTTGCTGGACAAT GCAATTTTTACTGCTGGCTATAAGGCTGTCTTGCACATTCATGCTGTTGTTGAAGAATGTGAGATTGTAGAGTTGTTACAGCAAATTGATCCAAAGACAAAGAAACCTATGAAAAGGAAAGTTCTCTTTGTGAAAAATGGTGCCATTGTTGTATGCCGTGTTCAG GTGAATAACTTGATATGCATTGAGAAGTTCTCAGATTTTCCCCAACTTGGAAGGTTTACTCTTCGTACTGAAG GGAAAACAGTTGCAGTGGGAAAAGTTACTGGTCTTAATTTGTCAAGTGCCTGA
- the LOC126703689 gene encoding uncharacterized protein LOC126703689 isoform X3, translating to MDIDEKKMVDIEEEIRSLQLDSADTTEMIDSKEEVHNQAVEVEKKVKEKENSALDEEATFEKELPKKRHLNVVFIGHVDAGKSTTGGQILFLSGQVDDRTIQKYEKEAKDKSRESWYMAYIMDTNEEERVKGKTVEVGRAHFETEMTRFTILDAPGHKSYVPNMISGASQADVGVLVISARKGEFETGYERGGQTREHVQLAKTLGVSKLLVVVNKMDDPTVNWSKERYDEIESKMTPFLKLSGYNVKKDVQFLPISGLIGTNMKTRVDKSVCSWWGGPCLFEALDATEIPQRDPKGPFRMPIIDKFKDMGTVVMGKVESGSVREGDSMVVMPNKAHVKVLAVFCDEDKVKRAGPGENVRVRLSGVEEEDILSGFVLSSISRPIASVSEFEAQLQILELLDNAIFTAGYKAVLHIHAVVEECEIVELLQQIDPKTKKPMKRKVLFVKNGAIVVCRVQVNNLICIEKFSDFPQLGRFTLRTEGKTVAVGKVTGLNLSSA from the exons ATGG ATATTGATGAGAAAAAAATGGTAGATATTGAGGAGGAGATCCGATCTTTACAGCTCGACTCAGCCGATACTACTGAGATGATAG ATTCAAAGGAAGAAGTCCATAACCAGGCAGTAGAGGTTGAAAAGAAAG TGAAAGAGAAGGAAAACTCTGCCCTAGACGAGGAAGCAACTTTTGAGAAGGAATTACCGAAGAAGAGACACTTGAATGTTGTCTTCATTGGCCACGTGG ATGCTGGTAAGTCCACTACTGGAGGCCAGATACTTTTCCTCAGTGGTCAGGTAGATGATCGGACAATTCAAAAATACGAAAAAGAAGCAAAGGACAAAAGTAGAGAAAGCTG GTATATGGCTTATATTATGGACACTAATGAAGAGGAGAGAGTCAAG GGTAAGACTGTTGAAGTTGGAAGAGCACATTTTGAAACAGAGATGACAAGATTTACAATTTTAGATGCACCG GGTCACAAAAGTTATGTCCCAAATATGATCAGTGGTGCATCTCAAGCTGATGTTGGCGTTTTG gtaattTCTGCTCGAAAGGGGGAGTTTGAAACTGGATATGAGAGAGGTGGACAGACTCGTGAACATGTTCAGCTTGCTAAAACCTTGGGTGTGTCAAAGCTGCTTGTTGTTGTAAACAAAATGGATGATCCTACAGTCAATTGGTCAAAAGAAAG GTACGATGAAATTGAGTCCAAGATGACACCATTTCTAAAGTTGTCAGGATACAATGTGAAGAAAG ATGTCCAATTCCTGCCAATATCTGGTCTGATTGGTACAAACATGAAAACAAGAGTGGACAAAAGTGTTTGTTCTTGGTGGGGTGGTCCCTGCCTTTTTGAAGCCCTGGATGCTACTGAAATTCCTCAACGAGATCCCAAAGGTCCATTTAG GATGCCTATTATAGACAAATTCAAGGACATGGGAACTGTTGTCATGGGCAAAGTAGAATCTGGTAGTGTGCGTGAGGGTGATTCCATGGTGGTCATGCCAAATAAG GCTCATGTTAAAGTTCTTGCCGTATTCTGTGATGAAGATAAGGTTAAACGTGCAGGGCCAGGTGAAAATGTACGAGTTAGACTATCTGGGGTTGAAGAGGAGGACATATTGTCTGGCTTTGTTTTGTCAAGCATTT CAAGACCAATAGCTTCTGTTTCTGAGTTTGAAGCCCAGTTGCAGATCCTTGAGTTGCTGGACAAT GCAATTTTTACTGCTGGCTATAAGGCTGTCTTGCACATTCATGCTGTTGTTGAAGAATGTGAGATTGTAGAGTTGTTACAGCAAATTGATCCAAAGACAAAGAAACCTATGAAAAGGAAAGTTCTCTTTGTGAAAAATGGTGCCATTGTTGTATGCCGTGTTCAG GTGAATAACTTGATATGCATTGAGAAGTTCTCAGATTTTCCCCAACTTGGAAGGTTTACTCTTCGTACTGAAG GGAAAACAGTTGCAGTGGGAAAAGTTACTGGTCTTAATTTGTCAAGTGCCTGA